In a genomic window of Streptomyces koelreuteriae:
- a CDS encoding acyl-CoA dehydrogenase family protein, whose translation MSASTTPSSRPAVTEREAREVAEAAREQHWRKPSFAKELFLGRFRLDLIHPHPVPGDEAAQRGEEFLAKLRDFVETKVDPAVIERDARIPDEVIDGLKELGAFGMKIDTKYGGLGLTQVYYNKALSLAGSASPAIGVLLSAHQSIGVPQPLKLFGTQEQKERFLPRCARTDISAFLLTEPDVGSDPARLATTAVPDGDDYVLDGVKLWTTNGVVADLLVVMARVPRSEGHRGGITAFVVETNSTGVTVENRNAFMGLRGIENGVTRFHQVRVPAANRVGEEGQGLKIALTTLNTGRLSLPASCVAAGKWCLKIAREWSAVREQWGKPVAHHEAVGSKISFIAATTFALEAVTDLASQMADEDRNDIRIEGALAKLYASEMAWTMADELVQIRGGRGFETAESLRARGERAVPAEQLLRDLRINRIFEGSTEIMHLLIAREAVDAHLSVAGDLIDPEKSLGDKAKAGANAGAFYAKWLPKLVAGPGQLPTSYGDFKHGVDLSGHLRYVERTSRKLARSTFYAMSRWQGRMESKQGFLGRIVDIGAELFAMSAACVRAELLRTQGQNGREAYQLADVFCRQARIRIEELFNRLWTNTDDLDRKVVKGVLSGTYEWLEQGIVDPSGDGPWIADATPGPSERENLHRPIR comes from the coding sequence ATGTCCGCTTCCACCACTCCCTCTTCCCGTCCCGCCGTCACCGAGCGGGAGGCCCGTGAGGTGGCGGAGGCCGCCCGGGAACAGCACTGGCGCAAGCCCAGCTTCGCCAAGGAGCTGTTCCTCGGCCGCTTCCGGCTCGACCTCATCCACCCCCACCCCGTCCCCGGCGACGAGGCGGCGCAGCGCGGCGAGGAGTTCCTCGCCAAGCTCCGCGACTTCGTCGAGACGAAGGTCGACCCGGCCGTCATCGAGCGTGACGCCCGGATCCCCGACGAGGTGATCGACGGCCTGAAGGAGCTCGGCGCCTTCGGCATGAAGATCGACACCAAGTACGGCGGGCTGGGCCTCACACAGGTGTACTACAACAAGGCCCTCTCGCTGGCCGGCTCCGCCAGTCCCGCGATCGGCGTGCTGCTCTCCGCGCACCAGTCGATCGGTGTGCCCCAGCCTCTGAAGCTGTTCGGCACGCAGGAGCAGAAGGAACGCTTCCTGCCGCGCTGCGCCCGCACCGACATCAGCGCCTTCCTGCTCACCGAACCCGATGTCGGCTCCGACCCGGCCCGGCTCGCCACCACCGCGGTGCCCGACGGCGACGACTACGTCCTCGACGGCGTGAAGCTGTGGACCACCAACGGCGTCGTCGCCGACCTGCTGGTCGTCATGGCCCGGGTGCCGAGGAGTGAGGGCCATCGCGGAGGCATCACCGCCTTCGTCGTGGAGACGAACTCGACGGGCGTCACGGTCGAGAACCGCAACGCCTTCATGGGCCTGCGGGGCATCGAGAACGGCGTCACCCGCTTCCACCAGGTCCGCGTCCCCGCCGCCAACCGCGTCGGCGAGGAGGGCCAGGGCCTGAAGATCGCCCTGACCACGCTCAACACCGGGCGGCTCTCGCTGCCCGCCTCCTGCGTCGCGGCCGGCAAGTGGTGCCTGAAGATCGCCCGCGAGTGGTCCGCGGTCCGCGAGCAGTGGGGCAAGCCCGTCGCGCACCACGAGGCGGTCGGCTCCAAGATCTCCTTCATCGCGGCCACCACCTTCGCCCTGGAGGCCGTGACGGACCTGGCCTCGCAGATGGCCGACGAGGACCGCAACGACATCCGCATCGAAGGCGCCCTGGCCAAGCTGTACGCCTCCGAGATGGCCTGGACGATGGCCGACGAACTCGTCCAGATCCGGGGCGGACGCGGCTTCGAGACGGCCGAGTCCCTCCGGGCCCGCGGCGAGCGCGCCGTCCCCGCCGAGCAGCTCCTGCGCGACCTGCGCATCAACCGCATTTTCGAGGGCTCCACCGAGATCATGCACCTGCTGATCGCCCGCGAGGCCGTCGACGCCCACCTCTCCGTCGCCGGCGACCTCATCGACCCGGAGAAATCCCTCGGCGACAAGGCGAAGGCCGGCGCCAACGCGGGCGCCTTCTACGCCAAGTGGCTCCCCAAACTCGTCGCGGGCCCGGGCCAGCTGCCCACGTCCTACGGCGACTTCAAACACGGCGTGGACCTCTCCGGGCACCTGCGCTACGTCGAGCGCACCTCCCGCAAGCTCGCCCGCTCCACCTTCTACGCCATGTCCCGCTGGCAGGGCCGGATGGAGTCCAAGCAGGGCTTCCTCGGCCGGATCGTCGACATCGGCGCCGAGCTGTTCGCCATGAGCGCGGCCTGCGTACGCGCCGAACTCCTGCGCACCCAGGGCCAGAACGGCCGCGAGGCCTACCAGCTCGCCGACGTCTTCTGCCGCCAGGCCCGCATCCGGATCGAAGAGCTCTTCAACCGCCTGTGGACCAACACCGACGACCTCGACCGCAAGGTCGTCAAGGGCGTCCTCTCCGGCACCTACGAGTGGCTGGAACAGGGCATCGTCGACCCCTCGGGCGACGGCCCCTGGATCGCGGACGCCACTCCGGGCCCGAGCGAGAGGGAGAACCTGCACCGCCCGATCCGCTAG
- a CDS encoding LacI family DNA-binding transcriptional regulator, with protein MVTLAEVAQHAGVSASTVSYVLSGKRSISVNTRQRVERSIRELGYHPNAGARALASSRSNIIALMIPLRTDMYVPVMMEIAIAVATSARTHGYDVLLLTGEEGPDAVRRVAGSGLADGMILMDVELDDERLPLLRATDQPSVLIGLPADTSGLTCVDLDFRATGALCVEHLAKQGHQDIAVIGEAPAVYERHTGFAERTLDGLRSRARELGVRLLHRPCEGGYDAMAVTLARILDERPDTSGIIVQNESAVEPLLALLRQQGRAVPEDVSVVAICPDQVATQASVRLTSVAIPAQEMGRHAVDHLVAKLEERGSDEVVLIAPELTVRASTGPAPSRA; from the coding sequence ATGGTCACCCTCGCCGAGGTCGCCCAGCACGCCGGAGTCTCGGCGAGCACGGTGAGCTATGTCCTCAGCGGCAAGCGGTCCATCTCCGTGAACACCCGGCAGCGGGTCGAGCGGAGCATCCGCGAGCTCGGGTACCACCCGAACGCCGGGGCCCGCGCCCTGGCGAGCAGCAGGTCGAACATCATCGCGCTGATGATCCCGCTGCGCACGGACATGTATGTGCCCGTGATGATGGAGATCGCCATCGCGGTGGCGACCTCCGCCCGTACGCACGGGTACGACGTGCTGCTGCTCACCGGTGAGGAGGGCCCCGACGCGGTGCGCCGTGTCGCCGGGAGCGGGCTCGCCGACGGGATGATCCTCATGGACGTCGAGCTGGACGACGAGCGGCTGCCGCTGCTGCGTGCGACCGACCAGCCGTCCGTGCTCATCGGACTGCCCGCCGACACCTCCGGCCTGACCTGCGTCGATCTGGACTTCCGGGCGACGGGCGCGCTGTGTGTGGAGCATCTGGCGAAGCAGGGGCACCAGGACATCGCCGTCATCGGCGAGGCCCCGGCCGTCTACGAGCGGCACACCGGCTTCGCCGAGCGCACCCTCGACGGGCTGCGGTCCCGTGCCCGGGAGCTGGGCGTGCGGCTGCTGCACCGGCCCTGCGAGGGCGGGTACGACGCGATGGCCGTGACCCTCGCCCGGATCCTCGACGAGCGCCCGGACACCTCCGGGATCATCGTGCAGAACGAGTCGGCGGTGGAGCCGCTGCTCGCGCTGCTGCGGCAGCAGGGCCGGGCCGTGCCGGAGGACGTGTCGGTGGTGGCGATCTGCCCCGACCAGGTCGCGACGCAGGCCTCCGTGCGGCTCACGTCGGTCGCCATCCCCGCGCAGGAGATGGGCCGGCACGCGGTGGACCACCTGGTCGCCAAGCTGGAGGAGCGCGGCAGCGACGAGGTCGTGCTCATCGCGCCCGAGCTGACGGTACGGGCGAGCACGGGACCGGCGCCGAGCCGGGCGTGA
- a CDS encoding glycoside hydrolase family 31 protein yields MNQPAETQPQVSLAQSSPTVGTFRERDGALEWSGRQETVRIEPWGPDAVRVRARLGGPVLEGLPGALLDEAPATPSTVKIEDGLGRVTVGTLTVEVNAEGLIRFLRTEDSAEILAEDRAHFWWPGSRLYTAVGNGHHRLEQRFAAYDDEKLFGLGQHQHGRLDQKGLVLDLVQRNAEVGIPVLTSSRGYTLLWNNPAIGRVELAHNGTRWVADSARQIDYWITAGDPSGAQSRYSAVTGRSPMLPEWAAGFWQCKLRYRTQDELMAVAREYKRRGLPISAIVCDFFHWTHLGDWKFDPKEWPDPAAMVRELEELGIKLVVSVWPSVSPLSENHPVMEQRGYFIGTQYGPMAHADWPDKEVASTVQVAFYDATNPDAREFVWSKVKENYLDPYGITAFWLDACEPELKPGFQENLRYWAGPGLEVGNAYPAENARTFHEGLRATGEEEIVTLNRSAWAGSQRYGAALWSGDIGTDFPTLRRQIAAGLNTALSGIPWWNTDIGGFHGGDPDDPAYREVMVRWFQFGALSPLMRLHGFRDPGMPLGPEMTGGPNEVWSYGEEAGAVLAKYLRLRERLKPYVLDVMRAAHEEGLPVMRPLFLEFPDDQAAWSVDDSYLFGPDLLVAPVLTAGATARTAYLPAGARWTDAWTGETYEGGRSVTVDAPLDRIPLFLRDGARLPVAE; encoded by the coding sequence GTGAATCAGCCTGCTGAAACCCAGCCCCAGGTGAGCCTCGCGCAGTCCTCCCCCACCGTCGGCACGTTCCGCGAGCGGGACGGCGCGCTGGAGTGGAGCGGCCGCCAGGAGACCGTACGGATCGAGCCGTGGGGTCCGGACGCGGTCCGGGTGCGTGCCCGGCTCGGCGGCCCGGTCCTCGAAGGACTGCCGGGCGCGCTGCTCGACGAGGCTCCCGCGACGCCGTCCACGGTGAAGATCGAGGACGGCCTCGGCCGGGTGACCGTCGGCACGCTCACCGTCGAGGTGAACGCCGAGGGTCTGATCCGCTTCCTGCGGACGGAGGACTCCGCCGAGATCCTCGCCGAGGACCGGGCCCACTTCTGGTGGCCCGGCTCGCGCCTCTACACGGCCGTCGGCAACGGCCACCACCGCCTGGAGCAGCGCTTCGCCGCCTACGACGACGAGAAGCTGTTCGGCCTCGGCCAGCACCAGCACGGGCGCCTCGACCAGAAGGGCCTGGTGCTGGACCTGGTCCAGCGCAACGCCGAGGTCGGCATCCCGGTGCTGACCTCCAGCCGGGGCTACACGCTGCTGTGGAACAACCCGGCGATCGGCCGCGTGGAGTTGGCGCACAACGGCACCCGGTGGGTCGCCGACTCGGCCCGGCAGATCGACTACTGGATCACGGCGGGCGATCCGTCCGGCGCGCAGAGCCGCTACAGCGCGGTGACCGGCCGCAGCCCGATGCTGCCGGAGTGGGCGGCGGGCTTCTGGCAGTGCAAGCTGCGCTACCGCACCCAGGACGAACTCATGGCGGTGGCGAGGGAGTACAAGCGGCGCGGCCTGCCCATCTCGGCGATCGTCTGCGACTTCTTCCACTGGACGCACCTGGGCGACTGGAAGTTCGACCCGAAGGAATGGCCGGACCCGGCCGCCATGGTGCGCGAGCTGGAAGAACTCGGCATCAAGCTGGTGGTGAGCGTCTGGCCCTCGGTGTCGCCGCTGAGCGAGAACCACCCGGTCATGGAGCAGCGCGGGTACTTCATCGGCACCCAGTACGGCCCGATGGCCCACGCCGACTGGCCCGACAAGGAGGTGGCCTCCACGGTCCAGGTGGCCTTCTACGACGCCACCAACCCGGACGCCCGGGAGTTCGTGTGGTCGAAGGTCAAGGAGAACTACCTCGACCCGTACGGCATCACGGCGTTCTGGCTGGACGCCTGCGAGCCGGAGCTGAAGCCGGGCTTCCAGGAGAATCTGCGCTACTGGGCGGGCCCGGGCCTGGAGGTCGGCAACGCCTACCCGGCCGAGAACGCCCGGACCTTCCACGAGGGCCTGCGCGCGACCGGCGAGGAGGAGATCGTCACCCTCAACCGCTCGGCGTGGGCGGGCAGTCAGCGCTACGGCGCCGCCCTGTGGTCGGGTGACATCGGCACCGACTTCCCGACCCTGCGCCGCCAGATCGCGGCCGGCCTCAACACGGCCCTGTCGGGCATCCCGTGGTGGAACACCGACATCGGCGGCTTCCACGGCGGCGACCCGGACGACCCGGCGTACCGGGAGGTGATGGTGCGCTGGTTCCAGTTCGGCGCGCTGTCCCCGCTGATGCGCCTGCACGGCTTCCGCGACCCGGGCATGCCGCTGGGCCCGGAGATGACGGGCGGCCCGAACGAGGTGTGGTCGTACGGCGAGGAGGCCGGGGCCGTCCTGGCGAAGTATCTGCGGCTGCGCGAGCGGCTGAAGCCGTATGTGCTGGACGTGATGCGCGCGGCCCACGAGGAGGGGCTGCCGGTGATGCGGCCGCTGTTCCTGGAGTTCCCGGACGACCAGGCGGCCTGGTCGGTCGACGACTCCTACCTCTTCGGCCCGGATCTGCTGGTCGCGCCGGTCCTGACCGCCGGTGCCACCGCCCGTACGGCGTATCTCCCGGCGGGGGCCCGCTGGACGGACGCGTGGACGGGTGAGACGTACGAGGGCGGCCGGTCCGTGACGGTCGACGCCCCGCTGGACCGGATCCCGCTGTTCCTGCGGGACGGGGCGCGGCTGCCGGTGGCCGAGTAG
- a CDS encoding glycoside hydrolase family 12 protein, translated as MASRTLGRVTKALLAPALALGTTIALASAPASAAVWNSCDQWGNTSLNGYTLYNNIWGGGAGAQCIWANSGTNWGVNANHPNTGGIKSYPNAKKVVNKSITSLGSLNSSYNVTVPSSGSYNTSYDVWDTDHDYEIMLWVNYNGAVGALGSYQERVTVGGHTWDVYKGRAQRSDGTYWDVFSFLRTSDSTSGSVQILPVLKWIKDTKGWMGNETIGDVQFGFEITSSSGGLDFRANSMSITSS; from the coding sequence ATGGCATCACGCACGCTCGGCAGGGTCACCAAGGCCCTGCTCGCCCCGGCCCTGGCACTCGGCACGACCATCGCCCTCGCCTCCGCGCCCGCCTCCGCCGCCGTCTGGAACTCCTGCGACCAGTGGGGCAACACGAGCCTGAACGGCTACACGCTCTACAACAACATCTGGGGCGGCGGCGCCGGCGCCCAGTGCATCTGGGCCAACTCCGGCACCAACTGGGGCGTCAACGCCAACCACCCCAACACCGGCGGCATCAAGTCCTACCCGAACGCCAAGAAGGTGGTGAACAAGTCCATCACCTCGCTGGGTTCGCTCAACAGCAGCTACAACGTCACCGTGCCGTCCTCGGGCTCGTACAACACCTCGTACGACGTCTGGGACACCGACCACGACTACGAGATCATGCTCTGGGTCAACTACAACGGGGCCGTCGGCGCGCTCGGCAGCTACCAGGAGCGCGTCACGGTCGGCGGTCACACCTGGGACGTCTACAAAGGCCGCGCCCAGCGGTCCGACGGTACGTACTGGGACGTCTTCTCGTTCCTGCGCACCTCCGACTCGACCTCGGGTTCCGTGCAGATCCTGCCCGTCCTGAAGTGGATCAAGGACACCAAGGGCTGGATGGGCAACGAGACCATCGGTGACGTCCAGTTCGGCTTCGAGATCACCTCGTCGTCCGGCGGCCTGGACTTCCGCGCCAACAGCATGAGCATCACCAGCAGCTGA
- a CDS encoding glycosyl hydrolase family 95 catalytic domain-containing protein, producing MTPSAPVHGTWEPHPAARWEDGFLSGNGHHGALVFGDPDVERVVVTHHTLVRPNGRNSRPPQLAGDLPALQDRLLAGDTTAAESFTDGRPHQWVQPFHPAFQIRLRRPPGARRDYRRDVDFTTGVVRASCSGWTSRVFVSRADDVIVQQVTGPGLSLDVDLDHRLPGAPAGLGIGHGAVLTPEGALLSLRARYPDSDLACTGVTLVAARGGTTRLAPPGVRVEGARSVLLLTRVHRHTGELDVVAEGRALRDLPLEYDELLERHLALHRTAYERVTLGLDADPAERALPGSELLKRPRSAALLERLFAAGRYHLLSASGLFPPRLTGLWTGDWNTAWSGAFTNDANLNLQTASAAAAALPEVTEAHATLIRRQLPDWRDNARAIFGARGVVAPGHTDGESGHSYHFEREYPLHLWTAGADWLLKPLVDHDETRGARDPRTAAALAEVALFYEDFLTRTDEHGHLVVVPSYSPENRPANASWGTLNAAMDLSAARHALRTAAAYHPGPDADRWHALADRLPPHRINPDGALAEWAWPGLEDSYDHRHLSHLYGVWPLDEITPYDSPELAAAAHRALALRGAENDSAHGHLHHALIAARLRDSGRVAHALGQVLDGDFFHASLMSAHYPKRDVYNADAAHTLPAVLIEMLVQSTPDRLVLLPALPAAYPSGALRGVRTRFGAEIDLTWTRDGAAAVIWPGRTHRVELRTSSGTESLHLVAGEDHVLTLRAR from the coding sequence ATGACCCCCTCCGCCCCCGTCCACGGCACCTGGGAGCCGCACCCGGCCGCCCGCTGGGAGGACGGCTTCCTGAGCGGCAACGGCCACCACGGCGCTCTTGTGTTCGGTGACCCGGACGTCGAGCGGGTGGTCGTCACGCACCACACTCTGGTGCGTCCCAATGGCAGGAACTCCCGGCCCCCGCAGCTCGCCGGAGACCTCCCCGCGCTCCAGGACCGTCTCCTGGCCGGCGACACGACCGCCGCCGAAAGCTTCACGGACGGGCGCCCGCACCAGTGGGTGCAGCCTTTCCACCCCGCCTTCCAGATCAGGCTGCGCCGTCCGCCCGGTGCCCGGCGCGACTACCGCCGCGACGTCGACTTCACGACGGGCGTGGTGCGGGCCTCCTGCTCCGGCTGGACCAGCCGGGTCTTCGTCTCCCGCGCCGACGACGTGATCGTCCAGCAGGTCACCGGACCCGGCCTCAGCCTCGACGTCGACCTGGACCACCGGCTCCCCGGCGCCCCCGCCGGACTGGGCATCGGCCACGGCGCCGTCCTCACCCCCGAGGGCGCCCTGCTGAGCCTGCGCGCCCGCTACCCGGACAGCGACCTGGCCTGCACGGGCGTCACCCTGGTCGCCGCCAGGGGCGGCACGACGCGCCTCGCACCGCCCGGTGTGCGCGTCGAGGGCGCCCGTTCCGTGCTGCTCCTCACCCGGGTGCACCGGCACACCGGCGAACTGGACGTCGTCGCCGAGGGCCGCGCCCTGCGGGATCTGCCCCTGGAGTACGACGAACTCCTCGAACGCCACCTCGCCCTGCACCGGACCGCCTATGAGCGCGTCACCCTCGGCCTGGACGCCGACCCCGCCGAACGGGCCCTGCCCGGCTCCGAGTTGCTGAAGCGCCCTCGCAGCGCCGCCCTCCTGGAACGCCTCTTCGCCGCGGGCCGCTACCACCTCCTGTCCGCAAGCGGCCTCTTCCCGCCCCGCCTGACCGGGCTGTGGACCGGCGACTGGAACACTGCCTGGTCGGGCGCCTTCACCAACGACGCCAACCTCAACCTCCAGACCGCCTCCGCCGCTGCCGCCGCCCTCCCCGAGGTCACCGAGGCGCACGCGACCCTGATCCGACGGCAGTTGCCCGACTGGCGCGACAACGCCCGCGCGATCTTCGGCGCCCGGGGCGTCGTCGCCCCCGGCCACACCGACGGCGAGTCCGGGCACTCGTACCACTTCGAGCGCGAATACCCGCTGCACCTGTGGACCGCCGGTGCCGACTGGCTGCTCAAGCCGCTCGTCGACCACGACGAGACCCGGGGCGCCCGTGACCCGCGCACCGCCGCCGCACTCGCCGAAGTCGCCCTGTTCTACGAGGACTTCCTTACCCGTACCGACGAGCACGGCCATCTCGTCGTCGTCCCGTCCTACTCGCCCGAGAACCGCCCCGCCAACGCGAGCTGGGGCACCCTCAACGCCGCCATGGACCTCTCGGCGGCCCGCCACGCCCTGCGCACGGCCGCCGCCTACCACCCCGGCCCCGACGCCGACCGCTGGCACGCCCTCGCCGACCGCCTCCCACCGCACCGGATCAACCCGGACGGGGCGCTGGCCGAATGGGCCTGGCCGGGCCTGGAGGACTCCTACGACCACCGCCACCTCAGCCACCTCTACGGCGTCTGGCCGCTCGACGAGATCACCCCCTACGACAGCCCCGAACTCGCCGCGGCCGCCCACCGCGCCCTCGCACTGCGCGGCGCCGAGAACGACTCCGCGCACGGCCATCTGCACCACGCGCTCATCGCGGCCCGGCTCAGGGACTCCGGCCGCGTCGCCCACGCCCTCGGTCAGGTCCTGGACGGCGACTTCTTCCACGCCTCCCTGATGAGCGCCCACTACCCGAAGCGGGACGTCTACAACGCGGACGCAGCGCACACCCTGCCCGCCGTGCTGATCGAGATGCTCGTGCAGTCGACCCCGGACCGGCTGGTCCTGCTGCCAGCGCTTCCGGCGGCGTATCCGAGCGGCGCACTGCGCGGGGTGCGCACCCGCTTCGGGGCCGAGATCGACCTCACCTGGACCCGGGACGGCGCCGCCGCCGTCATCTGGCCGGGCCGCACCCACCGCGTCGAACTGCGGACTTCCTCCGGCACGGAATCCCTCCACCTGGTCGCCGGAGAAGACCACGTCCTCACCCTGAGGGCGCGGTAG
- a CDS encoding beta-galactosidase → MSETQRPDLSDATRGRLLFGGDYNPEQWPEETWHEDVRLMKAAGVNSVTLGVFSWSKLEPEPGAREFGWLDTLMDLMHANGIGVVLATPTSSPPPWMGRLHPDTLPVTEDGRTEWWGGRQHFSHSSATYRRYAAAITEDLAARYGGHPALTMWHINNEYCTFDHGDQAAASFRRWLREKYRTLDALNEAWGTAFWSQGYDTWDGILPPRLPHYMRNPGQVLDFRRFTSDMLLECYVAERDIVRRHTPHLPVTSNFMPLWFGQDAWRWAGEEDVVSVDLYPDPRDPLGAQNGALVQDMTRSQARGPWMLMEQAAGPVNWRGVNHPKPRGLNRLWSLQAVARGADAVCYFQWRQSRQGAEKFHSGMVSHAGEEGRTYQEVKQLGADLARIAPEVTGRHITANIAVLHDWDAWWAGAQDGRLSTQVDYPDVLRAWHRALWQAHLTTDFAHPEHDLTPYSMVVVPQLYALTDAAIDNLLAYARGGGTLVCGFLTGVADEDDRVRPGGMDDRLRELFGIRVLHEWWPLDAGETVACEGFRGTLWSEEIEPADPDDTTRYKGGELDGMPAVLRKDSAWYLSTLPEPEALRDLLARIADGAGVRPVLDGLPEQVEAVRRGELLFLLNHGREPVTVEAPGTHHDLLTGTAVSDRITLGRYEAAVLRP, encoded by the coding sequence ATGTCCGAGACACAACGTCCCGACCTGTCCGACGCCACCCGGGGCCGGCTCCTCTTCGGCGGTGACTACAACCCGGAGCAATGGCCCGAGGAGACCTGGCACGAGGACGTCCGGCTGATGAAGGCCGCCGGCGTCAACTCCGTCACCCTCGGCGTGTTCTCCTGGTCAAAGCTGGAACCGGAGCCCGGGGCACGGGAGTTCGGCTGGCTGGACACGCTGATGGACCTCATGCACGCGAATGGCATCGGGGTCGTCCTCGCCACCCCCACCTCCTCGCCCCCGCCCTGGATGGGCCGGCTGCACCCCGACACCCTGCCCGTCACCGAGGACGGCCGCACCGAGTGGTGGGGCGGCCGTCAGCACTTCTCGCACTCCAGCGCCACCTACCGGCGCTACGCCGCCGCCATCACCGAGGACCTGGCAGCCCGCTACGGCGGCCACCCGGCCCTGACGATGTGGCACATCAACAACGAGTACTGCACCTTCGACCACGGCGACCAGGCCGCCGCCTCCTTCCGGCGGTGGCTGCGCGAGAAGTACCGCACGCTCGACGCCCTCAACGAGGCCTGGGGTACCGCCTTCTGGAGCCAGGGCTACGACACCTGGGACGGCATCCTGCCGCCCCGCCTGCCCCACTACATGCGCAACCCCGGCCAGGTCCTGGACTTCCGGCGCTTCACCTCCGACATGCTCCTGGAGTGTTACGTCGCCGAACGGGACATCGTCCGGCGCCACACCCCGCACCTGCCGGTCACCAGCAACTTCATGCCGCTGTGGTTCGGCCAGGACGCCTGGCGCTGGGCGGGGGAGGAGGACGTCGTCTCCGTCGACCTCTACCCCGACCCGCGCGATCCGCTCGGCGCACAGAACGGGGCCCTGGTGCAGGACATGACCCGCTCCCAGGCACGCGGGCCGTGGATGCTCATGGAACAGGCGGCCGGGCCGGTCAACTGGCGCGGCGTGAACCACCCGAAGCCCCGGGGCCTCAACCGGCTGTGGTCGCTCCAGGCCGTGGCCCGGGGCGCCGACGCCGTCTGCTACTTCCAGTGGCGGCAGTCCCGGCAGGGCGCCGAGAAGTTCCACTCCGGCATGGTCAGCCACGCGGGGGAGGAAGGCCGTACGTATCAGGAGGTCAAGCAGCTCGGGGCGGACCTGGCGAGGATCGCCCCCGAGGTCACCGGGCGGCACATCACCGCCAATATCGCGGTCCTGCACGACTGGGACGCCTGGTGGGCCGGCGCCCAGGACGGCCGCCTCTCCACCCAGGTCGACTACCCGGACGTGCTGCGCGCCTGGCACCGGGCCCTGTGGCAGGCCCACCTCACCACCGACTTCGCCCACCCTGAGCACGATCTGACGCCGTACTCGATGGTCGTCGTGCCCCAGCTGTACGCGCTCACCGACGCGGCGATCGACAACCTCCTCGCCTACGCACGCGGCGGCGGCACCCTCGTCTGCGGATTCCTCACCGGCGTCGCCGACGAGGACGACCGGGTGCGCCCCGGCGGCATGGACGACCGGCTGCGGGAGCTGTTCGGGATCCGCGTGCTGCACGAGTGGTGGCCGCTGGACGCGGGGGAGACCGTCGCCTGCGAGGGCTTCCGGGGCACGCTGTGGTCCGAGGAGATCGAACCCGCCGACCCCGACGACACGACCCGCTACAAGGGCGGCGAACTGGACGGCATGCCCGCCGTCCTGCGCAAGGACAGCGCCTGGTACCTCTCCACGCTCCCGGAGCCCGAGGCGCTGCGCGACCTGCTGGCCCGGATCGCCGACGGCGCGGGCGTCCGGCCCGTGCTCGACGGCCTTCCCGAGCAGGTCGAGGCCGTACGCCGGGGAGAGCTGCTGTTCCTCCTCAACCACGGCCGCGAGCCGGTGACCGTCGAGGCCCCCGGCACCCACCACGACCTGCTGACCGGCACGGCCGTCAGCGACCGGATCACCCTCGGCCGCTACGAGGCGGCGGTACTCCGGCCATGA